A genomic window from Silene latifolia isolate original U9 population chromosome Y, ASM4854445v1, whole genome shotgun sequence includes:
- the LOC141631474 gene encoding uncharacterized protein LOC141631474, which yields MCAQEIEDRKERALYYLSRTLVGAELNYTPIEKICLALVFAIQKLTHYMHAHTIHVDSKANPIKYILSRPVLSGRLAKWAVKGQAIADFFADYPLPAEWEISDDLPGEEIFYMDVLPPWQMYFDGGAIKDGAGAGVVFVTPQNHLMPYSFTLTQLCSNNKEEYQAHILGLQMAIEIGVRDMDIYGGSKLRVNQVLGEYEVKKEDLIPYHQQPLQLLNQLDDIHVGHVPRSANKLADALANLAATLALGPEESMKVPVYNRWAVSLLGGEENVDATNMICVYTADEDDWRQPIIYLLDHQKLPDDPRHKLEICRRAPKFIHYKGTLYRRSFSGQWLRCLSKDEGAEAMHEVHSGICGAHKSEPKLHDRVKRMGYFWPIRVQDCMDFAKKCDPCQFCANFIHQPPESLHPTVSSWPFEAWGLDVLGPFTPKASNRHECILANTYYFSKWAEAITLREVKKENVVDFI from the coding sequence ATGTgtgctcaagaaattgaagatcGCAAGGAGAGAGCACTCTACTACTTGAGTCGTACCTTGGTGGGAGCTGAATTAAATTACACGCCCATAGAGAAAATATGTCTTGCTTTGGTGTTCGCAATCCAGAAGTTGACGCACTACATGCATGCGCATACCATACATGTGGACTCAAAAGCTAatccaatcaagtacatactctcaagACCAGTCTTGTCAGGAAGACTTGCGAAATGGGCTGTGAAAGGTCAAGCTATCGCCGACTTCTTTGCTGATTATCCACTACCAGCAGAGTGGGAAATTTCAGATGACCTCCCAGGAGAAGAAATCTTCTACATGGACGTTCTACCTCCATGGCAGATGTACTTTGACGGTGGTGCGATAAAAGACGGAGCTGGAGCCGGAGTTGTAttcgtaactccacaaaatcatctcATGCCATACTCCTTTACGCTCACTCAGTTGTGCTCAAATAATAAGGAAGAATACCAAGCTCACATACTCGGCCTCCAAATGGCGATCGAAATAGGCGTTAGAGATATGGACATCTACGGTGGCTCGAAGCTGAGGGTCAACCAAGTCCTTGGTGAATATGAAGTGaaaaaggaagacttgattccCTATCATCAACAGCCATTACAACTGCTGAATCAACTTGACGACATTCATGTTGGTCATGTGCcaaggagtgccaataagttggctGACGCGCTTGCTAATCTTGCAGCTACTTTAGCACTGGGGCCAGAAGAGTCTATGAAAGTCCCAGTCTACAACCGTTGGGCAGTATCTTTGCTTGGAGGGGAAGAAAACGTAGATGCAACTAACATGATCTGTGTCTATACAGCTGATGAGGATGACTGGCGCCAACCTATCATTTATTTGTTGGACCACCAAAAATTACCTGATGATCCTCGACACAAGTTAGAGATATGTCGACGTGCCCCAAAGTTCATTCACTATAAAGGGACACTCTACAGACGTTCTTTCTCAGGCCAATGGTTGAGATGTCTAAGCAAGGACGAAGGTGCTGAAGCAATGCATGAAGTTCATTCTGGCATTTGTGGCGCTCACAAATCTGAGCCTAAACTTCATGATCGTGTAAAAAGAATGGGGTATTTTTGGCCGATCAGGGTGCAAGATTGTATGGACTTCGCAAAAAAGTGTGATCCTTGTCAGTTCTGTGCAAACTTCATACACCAACCGCCAGAATCGTTGCACCCTACTGTTTCTTCATGGCCTtttgaagcttggggacttgaTGTTCTGGGACCTTTTACTCCAAAGGCTTCAAATAGACACGAGTGTATTCTCGCCAACACTtactacttctcaaaatgggcagAAGCCATCACACTCCGGGAAGTcaagaaagaaaatgttgtggacTTCATTTGA